The Coregonus clupeaformis isolate EN_2021a chromosome 20, ASM2061545v1, whole genome shotgun sequence genome contains a region encoding:
- the LOC121532564 gene encoding B-cell receptor CD22-like: MGTDRSESIDIDVKYGPKNTSVSVSPSGEIVEGSSVTLTCSSDANPPVQSYAWYKIGSVYQSIFYGNTESQQVFSQIKSSDTGEYYCWVSNGISTGRSPSLHIDVKYAPKSTSVSASLSGEIVEGSSVILTCSSDANPPVDKYTWYMTNVTSPKASGQSYSITNISSEDRGEYYCEAENKYGHLNSSPVFVDVQYGPKNTSVSVSPSGEIVEGSSVTLTCSSDANPPVKRYRCYKKIGYQSIFYGNTGPQHVFNQIKSSDTGEYYCEAWNGIKMGRSESMNIDVKYGPKNTSVSVSPSGEIVEGSSVTLTCSSDANPPVNKYTWYKKNITSPKASGQSYNITNISSEDSGEYYCEADNKYGHLNSSPVFVDVQYGPKNTSVSVSPSGEIVEGSSVTLTCSSDANPPVQSFTWWYRKNGDPYQSISNQNTGLHNVFNQIKSSDTGEYYCEVQNEMGTDRSTTINMDVKYGPNNTSVSVSPSGETVEGSSVTLTCSSDANPPVKRYTWYKKNGGHYQFSYVNTGPQQVFNQIKSSDTGEYYCEAWNGIKMGRSESININVKCE; the protein is encoded by the exons ATGGGGACAGACAGGTCTGAGTCTATCGACATCGATGTGAAAT ATGGCCCAAAGAACACCTcagtgtcagtcagtccctctggtGAAATAGTGGAGGGCAGTTCAGTGACTCTGACCTGCAGCAGTGATGCCAACCCACCAGTGCAGAGTTATGCCTGGTACAAGATTGGAAGTGTCTATCAGAGTATTTTCTATGGGAACACAGAATCACAGCAGGTTTTCAGCCAAATCAAGTCATCTGACACTGGAGAGTACTACTGTTGGGTCTCGAATGGAATTAGTACAGGCAGGTCTCCATCTTTACACATCGATGTGAAAT ATGCCCCCAAAAGCACCTCAGTGTCAGCCAGTCTCTCTGGTGAAATAGTGGAGGGCAGCTCAGTGATTCTGACCTGCAGCAGTGATGCCAACCCACCTGTGGATAAATACACCTGGTACATGACGAACGTAACCTCACCAAAAGCTTCAGGACAGAGTTACAGCATCACCAACATCAGCTCTGAGGACAGAGGAGAATACTACTGTGAGGCTGAGAATAAATATGGACATCTTAACTCTTCCCCTGTGTTTGTGGATGTTCAGT ATGGCCCAAAGAACACCTcagtgtcagtcagtccctctggtGAAATAGTGGAGGGCAGTTCAGTGACTCTGACCTGCAGCAGTGATGCCAACCCACCTGTGAAGCGTTATAGATGTTACAAGAAGATTGGCTATCAGTCTATCTTCTATGGGAACACAGGACCACAGCACGtcttcaatcaaatcaaatcatctgACACTGGAGAGTACTACTGTGAGGCCTGGAATGGGATTAAGATGGGGAGGTCTGAGTCTATGAACATCGATGTGAAAT ATGGCCCAAAGAACACCTcagtgtcagtcagtccctctggtGAAATAGTGGAGGGCAGTTCAGTGACTCTGACCTGCAGCAGTGATGCCAACCCACCTGTGAACAAATACACCTGGTACAAGAAGAACATAACCTCACCAAAAGCTTCAGGACAGAGTTACAATATCACTAACATCAGCTCTGAGGACAGTGGAGAATACTACTGTGAGGCTGATAATAAATATGGACATCTTAACTCTTCCCCTGTGTTTGTGGACGTTCAGT ATGGCCCAAAGAACACCTcagtgtcagtcagtccctctggtGAAATAGTGGAGGGCAGTTCAGTGACTCTGACCTGCAGCAGTGATGCCAACCCACCTGTCCAGAGTTTTACCTGGTGGTACAGGAAGAATGGAGACCCCTATCAGAGTATCTCCAATCAGAACACAGGACTACATAATGTCTTCAATCAAATCAAGTCATCTGACACTGGAGAGTACTACTGTGAGGtccagaatgagatggggacagACAGGTCTACGACCATCAACATGGATGTGAAGT ATGGCCCAAATAACACCTcagtgtcagtcagtccctctggtGAAACAGTGGAGGGCAGTTCAGTGACTCTGACCTGCAGCAGTGATGCCAACCCACCTGTGAAACGTTATACCTGGTACAAGAAGAATGGAGGTCACTATCAGTTCTCCTATGTGAACACAGGACCACAGCAGGtcttcaatcaaatcaaatcatctgACACTGGAGAGTACTACTGTGAGGCCTGGAATGGGATTAAGATGGGGAGATCTGAATCAATCAACATTAATGTGAAATGTGAGtaa